GAGTCTGGAGCAACAAAAGCACATACACAACCgaatatttctttatttggatttgtGAATTGAGATTAGTGAGATTGCTCTGGTGTTTCATGTTAATTCGGTAGCCTATACTTGTCTTGTCCTTAAACCGTTTAAAAGATACggatgagaaaaaaagaacctaCGAGTTACTCTCCTTCCTTTTCATTGAagaaatttatgttattttctggGTTCCCTGAATAACAAAAATTGCATATTCCAGTGTCCTGGGGACAGGACTCCCTTATGGTGTTCTGCTTTGTCCCTATGGGTGATCGTGCCTCATATTTGTCTTATATAATTGTGTGACCTTAATTTTCTTACTTCAGGTGACGAAAGATGTTTCTCTGTTATCAAGGTGGATGGCAATTGACCTCTACATCCGAGAAGTTGACAGCCTGAGATTTGAACTATCCATGAATAGGTGCAGTGACAGGCTGCTAAGGCTAGCACatgaaattcttgaaaaagGTTAGAGAACTAAGATTATCATGATAGGACTGGATGTCCTGGCCATTAGTTAGATGTCATAATTATAATGCTTTACTATTTCGAAGTCACTGGAACTTAGTAATTTGTGAATCGTATATCTGACCATGATGGTGACAATGTTGATGATTTCATGATTGCAGTGGTTTCAATATCTGTTTTCAGATTTTGAGTGTCATACacgttttgttttcaattgagtTCGTCAATAGATTACCGATAAATTTCTACATTAggatataaaattattaatgcctCTGCTCCTTTTGCTGCCTTCATTGCATTTCATTACAATATATTGAATCTGCTATGTTTAGCATGAGTCTggtcacacacacacacacacacacagagccATGTTGACTACAGAAAGCAGCAGTGGAGGTTCTGATTGGCTGGCGGTGCCATCAAAACCATTGGTTGACATGGCTGGTGAAACAACTGTGTGCAAACCTGGAAATAAATGATGATAAAGTTCagaaaagctgattttttttcttttcctagtttGTTGGATAGGTCTCAGCATATGAACAAAACTTGTGTGGGCCTGGCTATTTTTTCACCATTCATTATTGTTGTTATTGGTTATGAAGTTGAATGGCTCTTCAAAAATTTCTCTTCAGAAACGTCATCAGAGGATAGGCTTGAGAGTCGAAGTCAATCTTTGACCAGAAGTCAAATAAAGCTTAACAATCAACAACTTCCATCTCTTCCAACTCAACTCCCAGCTGGAGCTGATATGCCGTCTTGCACAGGTTAACATTTACTTTGTTTCTGCCTAAAGTATTATGCCTTCATGCACATccgggatttttttttcatttcttgttgCTCACAACCCAAACAATTTCATGAGGGAATTTGTACTTCAGACTGCTGTTACAGCAATTTGCAAGCAGGAGTCACAGACAAACTTGGTTTtgcaactaattttttttactgtAATTTAGTGCTTATTTTTATCTCCATTATTGGGAGCAAAACATGGTTGCTTTTTGGCTAGACAATAACATCATCATggcattgttattttttgtttaatgtcACGTCTCTTCTAGAATGCAATGATGGTGACTCTCAATATCCAAGACTGGAACTTCCTGGTACTGATTACATGCCCTTAAATCGTCAGGTAAACCAACTTCTAATGCAATTGTGGTGTGGAGCTGTGCCTTTGTGCAGTCAACCTTTTGATACACCTGATTCTGTATATTTCTTCTGTAGGAGGGTCAAGGTCCTTCATTTTCAGATTCCCAGTTCCAAGATTCAGGGCGCAGTTCTTCTAAATCATCTGAAAATGGAACTAGCTCCAATGGTTTGCAGCCTGCTGTGACACCACGCGGTTCCTCTTATGCATCTAGTCAATTTCATGCCCAAAGAAAACTCTTTGCAGAATCACAGATAGGAAGATCCAGCTTCCACAAGCTTCTAGAGCCAAGTCTGCCTCAGCTTCCAGGAATTGCTCCTTATAGGATTGTTCTTGGCGATGTAAAAGATAAGGTATTTTCTCTCTTGACCAAGTGACCTGGTTTTTCAATATGGATATTGCTCAAGTCAGAttgaaccaaacaaaaatagaaagattCTCACCTAGAATTACTACAGCTGTGTTGACTGTAAGAGTTCTTTCTTGGAACCCAGGTCCGGAGTTCAAAGATTGGTAGGGAGAGGGAAGTGGATCAGCCACTTCTTTCATTATTACATTGGCTTAGCTTTTCTTAATCTGCTTGTCATGCATTGATAGTCTATTTCTCCCAGTGTCTCCTCCCTCCCCCAACCACCCACCCACACACGCGCAAATGCAAAATTTCGGGCCTAGGATAACCAAGCGAATGTTGTAGAGATATTAAAATGCTCTCTATTTTGCAATATCAGTGTCAACCATTTTCTAAAGATATGCAGTTAAGGCTTGTAGGTAATCATGATGCACAACTAAAAGCAAATGATTAGGTACGTGCACTGGGAGCAAGGCTGGTAGTCAGGTCAGATGATTTAGAACAGTGTCTCACAATTAAGCCTTTAGACAAGATAAGccacattttcaaattttttaatagattgaTTTGATGTGATTTATTAAATTTCATCTGTCTCTGcctccctttttctcttggaCTGACAAGTGAATGTGCGAAACACCTGCTCATTTTATTGCTGGCATGAGAACTGTTCCTGGCATATTATTAGTTTCAACCATTCTAATCTGCAATATTATATTTAAAGTGTTACGTCTGGCTTGGGTTTAATGACATGGACCAATGAGCTACCTCCCTCTGTTGAAGGGTTAGGAAGTTGGTATCTTGTTCAATATGCAGTGCAGGATGGTTATCAGGCATATCAATCGAACCAATTGTATTATGTGGTTTCCTGTTTTAGGTTGGTTTTGGGATAATATATGAGGATATTTCATGGCAGTCACTTTTGTAATGTGTTCACTGAGTTCTTTGACATTGAAACTTTGAACCACCTTTTGATGCAGAAGCAGATCACATCCACCAAATCACATAAATGGCTTGTGTTTTTTCTACTTTTCGTTTAATTGACTGTAACATGAAGTGCTCAAATTTTCTGAGTTCAGCTTATGAAGACACGTAGAAGACTGGAGCTTCGCCTTGAGGATCTTCCTTGTGAACatgatttttgtgattattATGAGTCATCAGACCAGCTTTTGGAACCTCTGATTCTTTGCTATGAATCTCTGGTATATAGCATCTCCTCCTAATGAGTACCAGTTCCTGTTCCTACTCTTTGACAGTGATGAAGCTCTCTTTGCGCTGACAGTTTTTATTATTTGCAGCAATCATGTGGGTCTGGTGTGCTGGCAGATGGTCGGCTTGCTGACCTGATTCGGAGGGTGGCCACATTTGGGATTGTGCTAATGAAACTTGACTTGCGCCAGGTTTGTAAATATTAGGTGCTAATATGATCCTGGATGATTGCTACTTCTGCGACTCATTTCAAATATTCTTCTTTAATGAGTCAGGAATCAGGAAGGCACTCGGAAACACTAGATGCCATAACAAGATATCTTGATATGGGTACATATAGCGAGTGGGATGAAGAGAAGAGACTGGAATTCCTGACAAGAGAGTTAAAAGGGAAAAGGCCACTAGTGCCGCCTTCCATTGAGGTAAGGTCTGGGACGTACTGTACGCAATAATTGGACTTTAAGTATGcaagaaataaatttatgaaatgaaaCATAACAATTGCCAACCTTTTACCTCAAGAGTACAAGTTCTAGCCCTAAATGGTGCAAGTTGTTCTATGTTTACTTGAAAATTGATGTGTTCAATGACAAGAATGTTTTTATAGTGTGTACCTCGAGAAAGATGGATCcggagttttcttttttaaagtagGACCTCGTTCATGAAGAATTTTTTGAATGGGCTCTGatgaagtcttaaaatttgcacTGAAGAAAGCACAAACGTGCCGGAGAAACATGCCACTGCTTCTGTGCACCTTTGAATTCGGATAACTGCATACATGCATCTGTTCCCGTAATCACTTGTCTGTAAGAAGTGCATGAAATATGTATGCTACGAGAGCTTGGTTAAGGGTATTTCAACTCTAGCAATGAGCAAAAAGGGCATTCTCTTGTGATTCTCCATAATTTGTCCTCGGAACTGGTGATTATATTATTGACTGTGACATATTAGGGTAAAAAACATTAATTGAGGAGTAAGCAATATATTGAAACAATCAAATGTATGTGTTGTGGATCTGTAAAAGCTCATCTACCTTTCTGAAATACTTTCTGTCTGAAAATCAGTCTACGAATTGTTTTTATATCTTTCTGACCTATACCTACAATCATAATTCTGCGTTGCCTAATCatgttttacttttttcctttgtggcgatacatacatatatatatatattctgaCTTGTGAGTTGAGCCTCTTCAGGTTGCCCCAGACATCAGAGAAGTACTGGATACATTCCGAGTAGCTGCTGAACTGGGAAGTGACTCACTAGGAGCTTATGTGATTTCCATGGCTTCAAATGTACTATTCTTAACTGTCAAATGCTATTTTTACTTTACAGCAGTCCACTTATTTTTACCTTCAAGGTGCTCTTAGCCCAGGATTTTCAGATGCTAACTGTAGTCTACTTATTTTTACCTTCAAGGTGTTGTTAGCCTATGATTTTCTGATGCTAACTGTAGTCTGGGATTGGAACATTGTAGGCCAGCGATGTTCTAGCTGTGGAGCTCTTGCAGAAAGATGCTCGCCTTGCAGTCAGTGGAGAGTTAGGGAGACCGTGTCTTGGTGGAACGTAAGTTCATGTGCTCTCTACTGTTGATACCTTATTGCAGAGCTCTTTTTCCTATCATGAATCTACTTCATTCTCTGAATAAAATGGAATGTGTGATTTGCTATTAGTCTGATCACTTGCTCCATATTGTTAGTTTAGCTACAGTTATTATCTGCATTTCAAATGTATGCATGAGTAATATTATTACAGATTATGATATTATAGGCCTTTTGTCATGGGAGTTCATGGCTATGTGCATTACATGGTTGTTTGAAGGTCAAGTGGTGCCATAATTTTTGATTGTttgcttcaaatgtgaaatCAAGCACTTGACTTTCTGGTACTTTCTTAAGAAGTCTTGGGAAAGAGGCCACATATTTTATGACACTTTTGTGTCACATTTTCTCCAGTGGATTGATGCATTTACCTTCAGCTGATGTAAATACAATTacatattgtaaagtctgagtTAATTCTTCTTTTGTCCTGTCGGTACTTTCTTTTGAGCAATATTACTAGAAAGAACTAATCCAGGTGATTTTCTGGTCCATAACATGGATTATTCATCAATTAACCTGACACCATTTCGAAGCCAACAAAAATCCACCTTTGCTGGTGGTTAAAGATCTATTTTAGGCCACAAATTTCCCTGTTGTATACAAACATACAATATGATACTATGCGCCACTTTATACTCATCTAAATACTTCTTTCTAGTCCCATTGTGCTTTAGCTATGACACTACAACCAAGAAAGTGAGTGGAATTGCACTCGTCATACCTCCTTCTGGAGATCTTAATCTAATTTCTCGGTCATGTGAGCCGATTTGCATTTACTCATGTTCTCCTTGGTTGCTATTTAAAGGAAAGTTAACAAGAACCAACTAGTCATGGCTTCTAGGGTGTGAAATTTCTCATTATGGAACAAGTTCTAATGCTGGAAGCAATTTTTTCTGCTAAAAAAGGTAtgcttttttgatttttttgctttttgcaaGAACTTGGATGacatgaaatttcaaagtcaATTCAGCTTATGTGACTGTTCAACCTGGTTTGATGGAAGTGTTTCTTCTTGTCATTCATTCTCCCTAGCCTGGCTCTTCTCATATGACCTTATACTCTAAGCAGGTTGCGGGTTGTTCCCCTGTTTGAAACTGTGAAGGACCTTAGAGAAGCTGGGTCGGTGATCAGGAAACTGCTATCAATTGACTGGTACAGGGAACACATTTTAAGAAATCATGGTGGCCACCAGGAGGTACGtatttttgaatatatattcaaGAACTAGTTAGATAACTTTcagaaatattaacaaatttttaATCGTTTTCACAGGTAATGGTTGGATATTCTGACTCTGGTAAAGATGCTGGGCGCTTCACAGCTGCATGGGAACTCTACAAAGCACAAGAGGACGTTGTAGCTGCATGCAATGAATATGACATTAAGGTTACCTTATTCCATGGACGTGGAGGGAGCATTGGTCGGGGTGGTGGCCCCACATATCTAGCTATTCAATCCCAGCCTCCAGGTTCTGTCATGGTTAGTCATCCTACTCACATCTTGCAAGATGGATCATTTGACTTTTATCAAATGGCAGGGAGTGATCTGTAGCACATAGACTCTCTACCATTGAACTTTTCATCTTGGCTGATTGCGAGAGTTGGAGGCCGTCTGACTGAAATAGACTAGAGGAGCCCATTTTGTACTTGGAAACAGAATGGTGCCTACGAGTAAGCCAAATGACTGAATGAACTAAGAATAGACCTCAAACCGATCAAAATTGCATCCGCCCAACTCAAACCAAATAATCATGAAATCTTCTGCAATACATTagtataaaatgaataaatataatgTAAGGATAAAAGTACATCTTATTAAGTACCTGTATaccatcatttattgaaaaaataaaaaattcattttcaatttgagGGAGATCTATCTGCCAGACCTATTTGGGTGTAGTTGACCTGAAATGAAGCGTTTCTTTAACTGGTGCTTGAATTCTGTGTTGGATACCATCTATGGTTGCCTATTTGATACACTGACGTAGCATGAGTGTTGTGAGGGAGAAGCTTTGGCTTTCTTCACTCTTGAGTCATAATTGGACCTTAATCTGGATGAGAGTCTGTTTGATTAAGCCAATGCACACAAGGAAAATTTCTGCTACATTGATTGAATGGTGATTTGAACTCAAGATAGCACAAGCTGAAACCATGTGAATTGACCTTTCCACTTTGTGCAACATCTTGTTTTGAAGGTTCTGTACAATTCTATTTGACCTGAGATATATCACGTCTCGTGTTCAAACTTATAAATACAATTCATAAGCACCGTTTGTCTTCTTGGTCCAGAACTGCACTGGTACTCATGTAAACTTGGACATGACAAGTCTTACCGCACTTCCAGTGGTTTAATGTGCTTTTTTATACATCTGCAGCAGTTATACATTACACTTGATTATAATATGATAGTTTTGAAGTTCTGTTAGTTTGTATGTTGATATAAAGTATAGCTAGTTCTGTATCAAGTAGTCAAGAAGCATACAGTACCGTTTCTTAGGCACAACTATGGTGCTTGACAGGGTACACTTCGCTCAACTGAGCAAGGAGAGATGGTGCAGGCCAAGTTTGGGTTGCCACAGACAGCAGTAAGGCAGCTGGAGATTTACACTACAGCCGTTCTTCTTGCTACTTTACGGCCCCCACTCTCTCCTAGAGAAGAAAAATGGCGTAACCTCATGGAGGAAATTTCAAAGATCAGTTGCCAGAGTTATCGCAATACTGTATATGAAAATCCTGAATTCCTTGCCTACTTTCATGAAGCTACACCACAGGCTGAACTTGGCTTCCTCAACATCGGAAGCCGCCCCACTCGGAGGAAGAGCTCAACGGGAGTTGGACATCTACGTGCCATTCCGTGGGTGTTTGCATGGACTCAAACCAGATTTGTTCTTCCAGCCTGGCTAGGTGTAGGAGCAGGTCTAAGGGGTGTTTGCGAGAAGGGACATACTGCAGAGTTACAAGAAATGTATAAAGAGTGGCCTTTCTTTCAGTCCACTGTGGACCTTATTGAGATGGTGTTAGGGAAGGCGGACATACCCATTGCCAAGCATTATGATGAAGTGCTTGTATCAGAGAGCCGGCGGGAGCTCGGTGCTGAACTCAGGAGGGAGCTCTTAACGACAGAGAAGTATGTCTTGGTAATCAGCGGGCACGAGAAACTATCCGAGAACAACCGGAGCTTAAGGAGGCTGATCGAGAGCAGGTTACCTTATTTAAATCCCATGAACATGTTGCAGGTGGAGATACTGAAGAGATTAAGGCGTGATGATGACAACAATAAGCTCAGAGATGCATTACAAATCACCTTCAATGGGATCGCTGCTGGCATGAGGAACACCGGCTAGAAAGTGTCCTCTTGGTGGCTCTACTACTGAATGAGCCTGCTGACCAACGGaaactttttttattccctaagcCTGACTTCTTGGAACGGCATCTCTTTAGTGTTTATAAGTGGTGTAATCGGAGATACACGTCGAGGACATTGTGCACTGTCGAACCATGTTAGTAAGTTTATAGTAGAAATGTTATGCTTGAATTGTTGGCATGTTTCGTGAAGTAAGCTGAGAACGCTTTCTCATGCACTGTTAGGCGAGTACAGGCTCATTagattttaggaaaaattgtccaaaaagttctaaacccatagcacttttactaattcaattctaaatcttttaattttgccaattcaatcctaaacattatCACTTTGTAAGTTGGCCGGAAAATATTGACGTGAATGTTGGCGGTGCCACATAAGATTGTCAGTGCCGACGTGggtaaattttaataatatcttaattttaatttttcttttgcttttttttttttttttttggtaaggacttttgctttttttctttcttttctttttgactttttttccttttaccgGTTTCCCATGGGCGACGGTCGACCATCAGCCACAGCCAACTAGCTTGCTTTGCCTAACACATGTGAGGCTTAGCCGGGCAAGGGCGAGCCCtagcgaggggagcccttgcctATGCATGGCTTGACGAGGGTCAACCTTGCCtaggccaaatttggcaagagGAGCCTTGTCGGCGCTCGCCCTCGCCCTAGTGAGTGAGtgcttggcttgggtgaggtTGACCCTCGGCCTAcgcttgggtgagggctccccttgtcgaggctcgcccttgccagtCGAGCCTCACCTATGGCAAGCAAGGCCAGCTAGCTAGTTGTGGCCGGTGGATGACCGTCGCTTGAGGCTGATGGCCAGCCACCgacaagaggaaaagaagacagccaaaaagaaaagaaagaaaataaaaataaaaattcaaaacaacaaaatattattaaattttgccCACATCAGTGCCAATGGTCTTATGTGGTATCACCAGTATCTATGTCAGTATTTTCTGgttaaaattgactagatggactcaattggtaagaaGTGACAAGATTTAgaaatgaattgacaaaagtataataaatttaagactttttgaataatttttctgatGAGGCAGGCATATAACTAACTGGTTCTAGCTTCTGGCTGCCCTGGGAGACGCAATTGCATTTCCTGCACGCGAAACCTTATTCTACAAAGTCACCTGACAACCTTCGGTCTGGCGAGTCGAACGAAGAGAAGGGAAAGGATTTGGATTTGGTACTGCGTTTTCTTTGATCCTCACTTCTGAACCTGCCCAAAAAGTTGGGGCGTTTAGGGGGTGAACAAACTCTAGTGGACGAATTATTTGATTTCTCTCCACTTCCTCACTCATGGTTCTGAGaagtttgtctttttcctcACTTTCGTATCAGAAAAGATTTGTACGTCACTCAAATGAACATCAGTAAAATTCAtctaaaaggtaaaaaattcaagactttgacaaataaaaattagcacAAACTTAGAAAATTCGATATAATTTGTAAACTGTTAAAAAGAGATAGTAGTTTCATAAAAATGTTGGTAAGTGGCCAAATGTCAGTAAGTGGCCAATAAATTATTGGTAAATCAAATGATCGGTACGTTTACTTATCAATAGTTGTagatacttattttttttttccaagaatatACAAGCATAGAGAAAGAAACTGTTATTTTAGAACGAAAAAGTAGAGTCGTTCGCgtgccttcaaaatgaaatgtCAATCACATCTGATTGATACAAGATTCCATGAACATTGAAATGGTAAGGTATGGACCAATAGGATGAAGATAAGTCATCTCCGCATCTAGCAGAGTGAGGGAACATGTCTAGATAAGGGATGTGATACGCGAATTGCTTGGCTGGAGAGGAATCTGATACTACTTTGCATGGCGGGCTGGGGGCGGTAGCATCTGCCATTGCagttctttcaaaagattgtgAGAATGGATGTGCTCCGGTCATCCATTATCGTCTGCCACACCCCTTGTCTTGTCCCACCATTTCTTCTGTCGATGAATAAAGGCAGACGGGTTGACCCGCGTCGATTTCACCTGGAGTTTCAAATCCATTAACTCGGTTTGAATTATGATTACTCGGCACTATGAGAACACTAATGTTCCACATTTGCCCATGGTGCCGACGTAATCACACCGGTGAGTCAGCAGTCGGTGACTTTTCTCATACAAGGCAGGCACGAACCGGCAAGAAATTGGCTCACGGGATCGCTCGAACTTTTGACCTTGTTGATTACATAATTAAACGTGTGGTGACTGAGCCAATGACGTACGGTGGTCTCGGTCCAAAATTCTCGTTTACCAGAAGAAACGATATGAATCCACTCTAAAATTTAAGGGTTATGAACAAGGAAAAGTGCATTAAACCTATCTTCAGAGCATCATTGTCCTGCGTTGGAGACTTCAAAATCAATAGCAATGCAATCGTTACTGGATCTTAAAAAGCTCGAAAGTTTCTGCATCTAGATCGTGTTATGACGCGTTGCCAATTTTTTTAGGCACTTGGTATAGTTTGGTAAACAACCgcaagaggagggagggagaatgTAAGTAATGAATGTTGATTTAGTGGCTGACCGATACAGCTTTCCTACAATAATCTCAAACTGAGAAAGTGAAGGTTGTAGTTTTCTCTCAAGTGCTCGGAGAATATCTAATAGCTGCAGCACCTTCGGAGCCGGAGGTGGCTTACACTCACTGTCAAGAAGCTACTTCTCCTAGCATGAAATTACCTCCGTTTTGAAACATGTAATACCCCCTACAGAAGTAACGTCATTTCTCAACGCTTTTGTGTCGCAGCATGGCTACAAGTGAGCTTTCGTTCATGAACAAAAGTAGGCGCTTCTGAAAATATTCTTGTCTCAAATGCGAGATCGATCCCCATTCATATAGGACCTGCAATCACGTGAGGAAGGAAATACATCAGTAGAGCATTTGACAATCTCTGCAATCAAAGCTTTCACGACGATGTAGGAAGAAGATAGAGAACAGTGAAAGGAAGGAACTACTTAGAATTCATGACGGAATATGCTTGTGCTGAGGGAATCGGTAATGGGGATGGAAAGGTGGGATTCACGTGGGAAGAAAGTGCAAAGAATCCTGAATCGTGAAATCAATCACCATCAAGGGGTCTAACTGGAATGTTAACTTGACAAATGCAATCTTAACTACAATCTGCATTATAGTAACGCAGTTCCTACATTTCTGCCTACTAAAAGAATAGCCACATTTctaaagtttcatttttcaagCACAGAATTCTGTTCTGGGGTTGCTACATATGTAACGTCGATAGTAAATTTGAAATATCGATAGTAAGTATAAAGTTGGCAAGTATTAAGTGACTGGTAATTTAATAGTCCGATTAGCCATTTACAAGTTAACgatgaaataataattttaccATCCATAAACTCATGGTAGATCACCatccatttttatattttacaagAGGGTGTGTAACCATTTGTAAGTTAACGATGAAACAAGAATTCTACCTTCAACAAAACCCATGGTAGCTGACCACTTCGCAgctataattttcttttgagtaGTAAATTCATAACATAGTAGGTAATTACCAGAACATCAAGCGGTAATAATTCATTAACATTATTGTTAAATTACATCATTATACTTGATCAGAATGTTGCAAATTGCATGATTTTTTACCACCGCTATTTAGATTTTACGAATGATGTTACAAGTTTATTACTGAACTGTTCTATTTGGGCAAAACAGAATATTAGACACGTCTGAAAAATGATATTCCATTTAAAAAGGCGATCAAACAGTAATGTCCTGACTATTTTTCACACCGTCAGTTAATCTAGTAAGTTACTGTTAGGTCGAATGATGGTTCGAAAAAAACTGAGGTGATCATCTTTGGATGACATTTGTACTAAAATCTATACCGCGCATAACATCGCTCTAATCTTGAACTTAAAGTGATATCTCAAGAGCAGATGAACAAGCCATGTATCAGGCCAAgattagatttgattttgagCCTTGTCAATGGAAGACGCAATGCATACACACTGCTAAACATATATCTCAACTTTGCAGATGGGATGTCGACCAAACGATTCCCAAGTGAAATATCTCTTCCTTTTCCAGAGTTTTGAGGGATAGATGCCTGAAAATTGACAGGCCGAAAAGGAGTCGTGCCTAAAAACTGTAGCATCGCAATCCATCATGGTGTCACGAAAAATATGCTTAAGCAAAGCATCTGATACAAGCTTCTCTCTGAAAGAACTCTCCAGTCTCCATCGTTATTCTCCAACTCAGTTGCACTTGATTTATTCGATGTCATCGTCGATGCTATTGATCGTCTATAAATAAAGGACTACTGGAAGAGTTAACCCTTGAGGCCAGCAAGATATCATCTCTCTTTTGCTCGCAAAAGAAAGAAGCCCTAGAAACAGATATGGCATCCCTCAAGGGTGATAAACCTGCTGGCTCTCAAGTGCCTGCTGCCCCCCAGGCCAAGCAAGACCCTCCCAAACAAAGCGGCAGCGCCCCGAAACCCCTGACATCCAAGCCGGCCCCCAAGAAGGCCGAGCCGAAGCCGGCTCAGCCTAAGAAGAAGGTATGACGTAACGCTgttttttttctcattcaaaGTTAAAATGCGATATAGATTCAAATTATGGGCATTCTGTATAGTCTGCAAACTGAAGATTAGATGTTTCTCATCCTAACTTTCTTAACAAGTGTTGTCAGGCAACCGGTGGCAAGAAGTAGAAGATCGCGTCGGCGGTTTTTGTCGTGCCGGAGACTCGGTCATGAAGCTTACACTCATGGATGGGTCTCTCTAATAAGTGTCTTCCATGTAAACGCTGTTGTACTTTAGCTTTTGAACTTTAACCAtgtcctccctccctctccgcCTCAGCTCGCTTTGATGAATAAAAGATAAGTATTGAAAGAAACAGGACTTGTCTATATTCTTCTCGTTTGGTTGCTCCATACTTCGAACGAAATCGAGAGAGCTCACTGATTAAACTTAGACAGGCTGATCCAAGCTAGGGATACTTCCCtgcttcctttctcttttctattaATTGCGAAAAA
The nucleotide sequence above comes from Eucalyptus grandis isolate ANBG69807.140 chromosome 2, ASM1654582v1, whole genome shotgun sequence. Encoded proteins:
- the LOC104433317 gene encoding phosphoenolpyruvate carboxylase 4; translation: MTDTTDDIAEEISFQNFDDDCKLLGNLLNDVLQREVGAKFMEKIERNRILAQSACNMRTAGIEDAAELLEKQLASEISKMTLEEALTLARAFSHYLNLMGIAETHHRVRKSRNFTLLSRSCDDIFSQMIQGGVSPDELYDTVCKQEVEIVLTAHPTQINRRTLQYKHIRIAHLLDYNDRPDLTHEDREMLIEDLVREITAIWQTDELRRHKPTPVDEARAGLNIVEQSLWKAIPHYLRRVSSALKKHTGRPLPLTCTPIKFGSWMGGDRDGNPNVTAKVTKDVSLLSRWMAIDLYIREVDSLRFELSMNRCSDRLLRLAHEILEKETSSEDRLESRSQSLTRSQIKLNNQQLPSLPTQLPAGADMPSCTECNDGDSQYPRLELPGTDYMPLNRQEGQGPSFSDSQFQDSGRSSSKSSENGTSSNGLQPAVTPRGSSYASSQFHAQRKLFAESQIGRSSFHKLLEPSLPQLPGIAPYRIVLGDVKDKLMKTRRRLELRLEDLPCEHDFCDYYESSDQLLEPLILCYESLQSCGSGVLADGRLADLIRRVATFGIVLMKLDLRQESGRHSETLDAITRYLDMGTYSEWDEEKRLEFLTRELKGKRPLVPPSIEVAPDIREVLDTFRVAAELGSDSLGAYVISMASNASDVLAVELLQKDARLAVSGELGRPCLGGTLRVVPLFETVKDLREAGSVIRKLLSIDWYREHILRNHGGHQEVMVGYSDSGKDAGRFTAAWELYKAQEDVVAACNEYDIKVTLFHGRGGSIGRGGGPTYLAIQSQPPGSVMGTLRSTEQGEMVQAKFGLPQTAVRQLEIYTTAVLLATLRPPLSPREEKWRNLMEEISKISCQSYRNTVYENPEFLAYFHEATPQAELGFLNIGSRPTRRKSSTGVGHLRAIPWVFAWTQTRFVLPAWLGVGAGLRGVCEKGHTAELQEMYKEWPFFQSTVDLIEMVLGKADIPIAKHYDEVLVSESRRELGAELRRELLTTEKYVLVISGHEKLSENNRSLRRLIESRLPYLNPMNMLQVEILKRLRRDDDNNKLRDALQITFNGIAAGMRNTG